One window of Tissierellales bacterium genomic DNA carries:
- a CDS encoding threonine/serine exporter family protein: MILFKQFLFAFLSAIGFAILFSIPKDSIIKSGIVGALGMVVYTLVNEIFKTPVAGTLFAALTVGLLGEILARHYKKPATVFIIPGIIPLVPGAGTYYTMLAVIEKNFNETANTGSETFFIAVAIAVGLTISSSLSRSIKRFKNHN; the protein is encoded by the coding sequence TTGATATTATTTAAACAATTTTTATTTGCATTTTTATCTGCGATTGGATTTGCAATACTATTTAGTATACCTAAAGATTCAATAATAAAATCAGGTATAGTTGGTGCATTAGGTATGGTAGTCTATACATTAGTAAATGAAATATTTAAAACACCTGTAGCAGGTACTCTTTTCGCTGCCTTGACTGTAGGGTTACTAGGTGAAATACTCGCAAGGCATTATAAAAAACCTGCCACAGTGTTTATAATACCAGGAATCATCCCTTTAGTTCCAGGAGCGGGAACCTATTATACTATGCTTGCAGTAATAGAAAAAAATTTCAACGAAACAGCAAATACAGGTTCTGAAACCTTCTTCATTGCCGTTGCAATTGCCGTAGGATTAACTATTTCTTCATCATTAAGTCGCTCTATTAAAAGGTTTAAAAATCATAATTAA
- a CDS encoding metal-sensitive transcriptional regulator, with the protein MKSIDDVNKDAITKRLRRIEGQVKGIQKMVENDKYCGDVLIQVAAARSALNSVGGLILENYTKDCLKDYLDGSANEEALDALVNTILKYTKQN; encoded by the coding sequence TTGAAAAGTATTGATGATGTAAACAAAGATGCAATTACAAAACGTTTAAGGCGAATAGAAGGACAAGTAAAGGGAATACAAAAAATGGTTGAAAATGATAAATATTGTGGTGATGTATTAATCCAAGTGGCTGCGGCTAGGTCAGCCTTAAATTCTGTAGGTGGCTTAATACTAGAAAATTATACAAAGGATTGCCTAAAAGATTATTTAGATGGTAGTGCAAACGAAGAAGCTTTAGATGCCCTGGTAAATACTATTTTAAAATATACAAAGCAGAATTAA
- a CDS encoding SoxR reducing system RseC family protein, which yields MERVGYVSKVIGDKAEVEVKRMSACGSEGCSSCGGSCSVPSVFVTMPNTLKAKKGNFVEIKTKSRNIVKYTFLTYMIPFFMLIIGIIIGMEVFKYAGFNSYEGFGFLTGIVFLALSFLIIKKIDRKVAEEKNLQFEMIRIL from the coding sequence GTGGAACGGGTAGGCTATGTAAGTAAAGTTATAGGAGATAAAGCAGAAGTAGAAGTTAAGAGGATGTCAGCCTGTGGTAGTGAAGGATGTAGTAGTTGTGGTGGAAGTTGTAGTGTCCCAAGTGTTTTTGTTACTATGCCTAATACTTTAAAAGCTAAAAAGGGAAATTTTGTTGAAATAAAAACAAAAAGTAGAAATATTGTAAAATATACCTTTTTAACTTATATGATTCCTTTTTTCATGTTAATTATAGGAATAATAATAGGAATGGAAGTTTTTAAGTATGCAGGATTTAATAGTTATGAGGGTTTTGGATTTTTAACAGGTATAGTTTTCTTAGCTTTATCATTTTTAATAATTAAGAAAATTGATAGAAAAGTGGCTGAAGAAAAGAATCTTCAATTTGAGATGATAAGAATACTTTAA